From one Rhodamnia argentea isolate NSW1041297 chromosome 1, ASM2092103v1, whole genome shotgun sequence genomic stretch:
- the LOC115740284 gene encoding wall-associated receptor kinase-like 9 has product MDVSPLSMLTPILLLLPLCHHICHCQQPYVGGEQVDCSSPSSKLKGYLCSSPQACQSFVTFRSTSPFNSPLTIASLLGSDALAIATVSNIRSATEKIPDGNLVIVPVSCFCSGSIYQHQASYTVAKSETYFTIANNIFQGLSTCSALLDQNYYAEDDLVAGAQLLVPLRCTCPSSNQTVNGVKSLLTYMVTAGDSVYSIAKRYGATLQSVQEANMMTDPSIIYTSTPILVPLNCAKNSKSSFCYCPNGYAEGKRGNGLNCMPNRKKFPFKLVLMIGAGIGVGFLCLSLFSYWLYRYLRNRRDRIVKEKLFEQNGGLLLQQKFSPHGRDGRAAIFSEEDMRRATDNYSQSRFLGQGGFGTVYKGMLSDGTIVAVKKSKTIDRGQIEQFINEVVVLSQVSHRNIVKLIGCCLETKLPLLVYEFIPNGTLSQHIHQQDKDCSLSWEDRYRIACEVAGAIAYMHSAASIPIYHRDIKPSNILLDDNYTAKVSDFGTSRPVPSDKTHLTTAVQGTFGYLDPEYFQSSQFTDKSDVYSFGVVLVELLTGRKPTSFSGDDEGRHLIASFVMLMKENGLSQILDPVVANEAEAGDVLAVAMLAMRCLRLNGRKRPTMREVAVKLGGLRKSQSFSQTSQSPFLFEDGLAGDADEESSIPNTSMSVEMESLSVSTAS; this is encoded by the exons ATGGATGTGTCCCCGCTGTCAATGTTAACACCAATCCTGTTACTCTTGCCTCTGTGTCATCACATATGCCACTGTCAACAACCATATGTTGGTGGAGAGCAGGTCGACTGCTCGTCCCCATCATCTAAGCTGAAAGGTTACCTCTGCAGTAGCCCTCAAGCATGCCAGTCCTTCGTGACATTTCGGTCTACCTCGCCATTCAACTCACCGCTCACCATTGCTTCGCTCCTCGGTTCAGATGCCCTGGCCATAGCCACCGTCAGTAACATCAGATCCGCCACGGAAAAGATACCCGATGGTAACCTGGTCATAGTTCCAGTGTCCTGCTTTTGCTCAGGAAGTATTTACCAGCATCAGGCCTCTTACACTGTGGCCAAGTCCGAGACATATTTCACCATAGCTAACAATATATTCCAAGGCCTGTCCACTTGCAGCGCTCTACTTGATCAGAACTATTATGCGGAAGATGATCTTGTTGCGGGTGCACAGCTGCTAGTTCCCCTGAGATGCACGTGCCCTAGTTCTAATCAGACAGTCAATGGAGTTAAATCCTTGCTTACATACATGGTGACAGCAGGTGATTCCGTATATTCAATTGCAAAAAGATATGGCGCGACTCTACAAAGTGTCCAGGAGGCAAATATGATGACAGACCCCTCTATAATATACACTTCTACTCCCATCCTCGTTCCCCTCAATTGTGCAAAGAATTCCAAGAGCTCCTTCTGTTATTGTCCCAATGGATATGCCGAAGGCAAGCGTGGAAATGGCCTAAATTGCATGCCCAACCGGAAAAAGTTTCCTTTCAAGCTGGTTCTCATGATAG GTGCCGGCATAGGTGTGGGATTCTTGTGTCTTTCGCTTTTCAGCTATTGGCTATACAGATATCTAAGAAATCGAAGGGACAGAATTGTCAAGGAGAAACTGTTCGAGCAAAATGGTGGTTTGCTTTTGCAACAGAAGTTTTCACCTCATGGAAGAGATGGAAGAGCGGCAATATTCTCTGAAGAAGATATGAGACGAGCAACAGATAACTACAGCCAGAGCCGGTTTCTTGGTCAAGGAGGGTTCGGCACAGTTTACAAAGGAATGCTATCAGATGGTACCATAGTTGCCGTAAAGAAGTCGAAGACCATCGATAGAGGCCAAATTGAGCAGTTTATTAATGAAGTGGTTGTCCTATCGCAGGTTAGTCATCGGAACATTGTAAAATTGATAGGATGTTGCTTGGAGACTAAGCTTCCTTTACTAGTGTATGAGTTCATCCCCAATGGCACTCTGTCCCAGCATATTCATCAGCAGGACAAAGATTGTTCTCTTTCATGGGAAGATCGGTATCGAATAGCATGTGAAGTTGCTGGAGCCATAGCATACATGCATTCTGCAGCTTCAATTCCCATTTATCACCGTGACATAAAACCTTCGAACATTCTGTTAGATGACAATTATACTGCTAAAGTCTCTGATTTTGGTACCTCAAGGCCAGTTCCTTCTGACAAAACTCACCTGACGACGGCCGTGCAAGGTACCTTCGGATACTTGGATCCAGAATACTTCCAATCTAGTCAGTTCACAGATAAAAGCGACGTGTACAGTTTTGGGGTAGTGCTGGTGGAGTTACTTACGGGGCGGAAGCCGACATCTTTCTCAGGAGACGACGAAGGGAGACATCTAATTGCAAGCTTTGTCATGCTAATGAAGGAAAACGGTTTGTCACAGATCCTAGATCCTGTTGTGGCTAATGAAGCAGAGGCGGGGGATGTTCTAGCAGTGGCAATGCTTGCCATGAGGTGTTTGAGATTAAATGGGAGAAAGAGACCTACCATGAGAGAGGTTGCCGTGAAGCTAGGAGGACTAAGGAAATCTCAAAGTTTCTCTCAGACCAGCCAAAGTCCTTTCTTATTTGAAGATGGACTAGCCGGTGATGCCGATGAAGAATCATCGATACCCAACACATCCATGTCAGTTGAAATGGAATCACTTTCTGTATCGACCGCGAGCTAG